The Chitinimonas arctica region AGCGGATTGGTACCGCGGTCACAGACGACGATCTTGCCGGCCACCTTGGCCGGGTCGAGCACGGCGGTGTTGAAGCACAGGCGGACATCGTTCAGGCTGGCGCCGGGCAGGCCCACGCTGCTGGACAGCACGACGGCGGTCTGCGGCAGTTCGGTGGGGTTCATGGACGCGCCCTTGTAGGTCGCGCCATTGCCCAGCGTGGTCGAACCTTCCAGGTAGCGGTCATGGGTGGAAGCCGCCACCGTGGTCAGCCATGGGCTGATGTGGGCGACCTGGTTGGCCGGGCCGCTGTTGCCGGCCGATGCCGCGACGAACACGCCGGCATTGGCGGCGCCGAAGAAGGCCTGTTCAACCGGGTCCATCACGCTGGTCTGGCTGCCGCTGATCGAGTAGTTGATCACGTTCACGCCGTCTTCGACCGCTTTGTCGATGGCCTTGACGCTGTCGGCGTTGAAGCAGGAGTTCTTCGGGGTACCTGGCAGGGCCGGGTTGTCGTAGCTCCAGCACACCTTGTAGACGGCCACGCGAGCGCGCGGCGCCATGCCGGAGGTCTTGCCCATGGGCACGCCGGCTACCGAGGCGAGTACGCCGTGGTTACCCGCGGCGGTGCTGGCGGTGTGGGTACCGTGGCCACCGTTGTCGCGCGGCGAGCGGTAGTCGCTCCAATGCGGGGTGTAGGTGCCGGCGGCAATCAGGGCGTCATATTGATCGCGGAAGATCTGGGCGCCGATCAGCTTGTTGTTACAGGCACGGAAGCTCGGATCGATTTCGCAGGTACCGCGCCAATTGGACGGTGGCGCACCGTAGACCAGGGTGCCGCTCGGGTCGTTGGTGGGGTTGCCGCTGGCGTCGATGCGATCGGCGAAGGCGGCGTTTTCCGGCCAGACACCGCTGTCGACGATACCGACAACCACGTCTTCGCCGGCGGCGCCGATGCCACCCAGTTGCGACCACAGGCCGACACCAGGCTTGTCCAGACCCAGGAACTTGGGCGTGTAGTTGCTCAGCAACTCACGCGGCTGGTCGGCGGTAATCGCCAGAACGTCGCCGCTCTTCTTCAGCGCGCGCACTTCCGCGTCGGTCAACATGGCGGAGAAGCCGTTGAACACCAGCTTGTATTCATACACCACCGGCGCATTGCCGATGATGGCGGTGACATTGCTCTGCTTCTGGCCCAGATAGTTGATGTAAGCCTGCACATCGGCGGCCTGCACGTCGAGGCGCTTGCCGGGAGCCGGCTGGGTGGCTTTCAGGCCGGCGACACCGCCGGTGTAGGAAGCGACGGGCTTGTCGGCCAGTTGGACGATGTATGGATGGCGGGCGTCATCGGCGAATGCTGTGCTGGCAAGGCCAGACAGCACGGCGAGTACGGCCCATTGAACCGGCGTACGGGTCATATTGGTTAATCCCTAGTGTCTATTTGTTTAATTCGTAGGATTTGCTGCGCGTTCAAGCCGCGCCGCGATCAGACCGAGCGCTTGCGACGGGCGATTGCGGCAACGCCGGCCATGCCCAGCAGCATCATCAGCCACTGTTCCGGTTCAGGCACGGCGGCGACGTTGATGTTGTCGAGCGCGAACTGGGCCTGGTTGCCGCCGAAGGCCACGCAGGAACCGTTGTCGTCGGTCAGGCAGCTCAGGAAGGAGACATCCTTGAAGACCACGCTGGAGGCGCCGAAGTTGAAGTTGGTGAAGGTCCAGCGACCATCGTTGTTCTGGCCAGGCAAGGTGAAGCTGGCGGAGTAGTCATTGTTGTTCAGGTCATGGCCCATCACCAGGATGCGGGCAACCGAGAACGGAATGTCTTGCGCGACGGGCGCGACGAAGCTGGCGGCGAAACTGTTCAGCCGGAAGCCCAGGCTGCTGGAGTGCGTCACTTGCACGCCGCCGTCATTGAGGCCCAGGTAGAAATTGGATGCGTTGCCGATTGGGCAGTCCAGCAGGGAGCAGGTGGATGGCGAGGAAATATCCCCGACATAGCCGTCGCCCAATGCCGTCAAAGTGAATTGACCATCGGTAAAGGTATCGCCGCCGTTATAACCAATCGCCGCGACCGAGTCGAAAGTAATCACGCTGGCTTGTGCTACGGATGCGGTTGCACTGACAGCGACTGCAAGCAGCGCTGTCTTAAACAGTTTTTTCATACCACTCCTTCATATCGATAAAAGGCGCAACAGTGGATTGCACACATTGCGCGGGACACGCCTTTACAAGTAAGGGGGATACCCCGGCCGTGACGCCCGACTGCCTGAAGCCATGGGTAACCCCCGCCAAGTCCACCTGCGACAAGGACTTAACAGGGTTGCCCGGCAACTGTCTGGGCATGGACAGTGCGCCAGAATCGTACTCCAGCTGGAGAAGGAGGCCATGTCCTTCACGAAAATGGACTCAACTTGCTGGTAATAAAACAACAAAGTTGGATTTATGCCTCGTGGCTATTGGATGATCGCCGCCAGTTGGCGCAAGCTCGCGGCTTCGCAAAATGCTGCGGGGCCGGATGATTGAAAGAATACCCGGCAGGGGCTGTCCAATTGGCCCGCTCATTAATTAGTAGATGTTTATATTGGCCCGGTTTATTCCGTCGCCATTCTCAGCCCATAAACATCATGGTTTAATAAATTAGGCTTTCCCGATTTATGCGCACCCGCAATATTGGCTTCACCCTGCTCGAACTCCTGGTTGTCGTCGCCATCATCGGCCTATTGGCAGCCTATGTCGGACCGCGTTACTTCTCCCAGATCGGCAAGTCGGAACAAACCGTGGCGCGCGCCCAGGTCGAGGCGTTCGCCAAGGCGTTGGACGCCTATCGGGTGGACGTGGGCAGCTATCCGGCGACCGAGGCAGGGCTGGCTGCCCTGGTGACGCGGCCGGCCGACGCGGCCAGGTGGAGCGGCCCCTATATGCCCAAGGTGCTGCCGGCCGACCCCTGGGGTCGCCAATATCTGTACCGTGCGCTGTCGGCCACCGAGTACGACCTGGTTTCGTATGGCAAGGACGGCGTGCCTGGCGGCTCCGGTGATGACGCCGACATCGCCAATCGCTAGGCCTCGGGCGGCCGCATGCAGTTCCAGGTAGAGGCCTTATCGGCCGCCAATTTGATCGAGTCGCTGGCCATCGAAGCCAGCGACGAGGCCGACGCGCGCCGCCAGGTGGAAGCACGCCGCGCCAGCGTGCTGACGATCCGCCCACTGGCGGCGCAGCGCACGCTGGGCCGCCGCAGCGCTTTTTCGCTGACCTTGTTCAGCCAGGAACTGCTGGCACTGCTGGAGGCCGGCCTTAGCCTGGTTGAATGCATGGAAGCCTTGCTGGACAAGGAGTCCAACCCTGCCGCCGGCAGCGTATTGGCCGGCATTCTCAACCGGCTGCGGGAGGGCGAGCGTTTTTCCGGCGCGCTGACGCACCAGCCGCAGGTCTTCCCGCCCCTCTATGTCGGCATCGTGCAAGCCGCCGAAGGCACCAGCGAGCTGCCGCAGGCGCTCAGCCGCTATCTCGATTACCAGCTGCGCCTGGAAGAAGTCCGCAACCGGCTGGTCAGCGCCGCCATCTATCCCACCATCCTGATCACGGTGGGCGGCGGCGTGGCGCTGTTCCTGCTGGGCTTTGTCGTCCCCCGCTTCGCCGCCGTCTACCAAGGTACCGGCCGGCCCATGCCCATGCTGTCGCAATTGCTGCTGGACTGGGGCCAGTTCGTGGGCAACAACGCGCTTCTGGTCGCCACCGTGGTGCTGGGCGGGCTGGCTGCGGCCGGCTGGTGGCTGCGCCAACTGGTTCGCAGCGGCGCCTGGATGGGCCTGGTGGCCCGCCTGCCGGGCATCGGCGAGCGCATGCGCATCCTGGAACTGTCGCGCCTTTATCTGACGCTTGGCATGCTGCTGGAAGGCGGCATCCCCATCAGCGGCGCCATCGCCATGGTCAGCGGCGTCGTCTCGCCGGCCAGCCGCGCCGGACTGGCCGCGGCGGCGACAGCGATCCGCGAGGGCGAGATGCTGTCCGACACCTTTGCCCGCAATCAACTGACCACCCCCATTTCGCTGCGCATGCTGCGGGTGGGCGAACGCTCCGGCCAGATGGGCGCCATGCTGACCCGCTCCGCCGATTTCTACGAGAGCGAAACCGCCCGCTGGATCGAGCGCTTCACCAAGACCTTCGAACCCCTGCTGATGACGGCCATCGGCTTGGTGATCGGCGGCATCGTCATCCTGCTGTATATGCCCATCTTCGATTTGGCAGGCACCCTGTGAGCATCCCCGAACTGAACGCGGCCCAGCTGAAACTGGCGTATGGCAAGGCCCAGCGCGAGGGTACGCTGCCCTTGGACGAACTGGGTGCGCTGCTGGGCAGCGAGCCGCGCGATACCCTGCAGGCGCTGGCCCATTGGTTCCACCTGCCCAGCATGGAGACAGCCGATATGCTGGCCTTGCAATCGGCCTTCGATCTGCTGCCGCTGGCGCGTGCGCAAAAGCGCGGCTGTGTATTGCTGCGCCAGGCAGGGCCGGACGGCGGCCGCCTGCATGCCGTGCTGGGCGATCCCTTCGACACCGACCTGCCGATCTGGCTGGAAAGCCTCTGCCGCCAGCCCCCGACCTACCACCTGGCCCTACCCGCCGATATCCACGCCTACCTGGCTCGCCAGGAGGAATCGGTACGCGCGGTGGATCATCTGCTGCTGGACAGCGCGGATTCGCGCGGCAGTGACCGCGCCGCCGAGAAACTGACCTTCCTGACTACCAGCGACGGCAGCAGCCAGGCGGTCAAGCTGGTCAATTCCACCCTGTACGATGCGCTCAAGACAGCTGCCAGCGATATCCACCTGGAATCGCTGCCGGGTGGACTGGCGGTCAAATACCGTATCGACGGCGTGCTGGACGCCATCACCCAGGTACCCGGCCGCACCTTGGCCGAGCAGGTGATCTCGCGCCTCAAGGTGCTGGCGGAACTGGATATCGCGGAGCGGCGGGTGCCGCAGGACGGCAGTTTCCGGGTGGAAGCCGGCAGCCGCGAGATCGACCTGCGCGTCTCCATCATGCCCAGCATCCACGGCGAGGATGCGGTGATCCGTATTCTGGACAAGCAAGCCATGGTGGCCGCCCATGGTTCGCTGACCCTGGAGGCATTGGGCTTTGACGCCGGCTCGCTGGCGGCGCTGCGCAAGCTGGTGAGCGAACCCTATGGCATGGTGCTGGTGACCGGCCCTACCGGTTCCGGCAAGACCACCACCCTGTATGGCGCCATCGCCGAAATCAACCATGGCCGCGACAAGATCATCACGATCGAGGACCCGGTCGAGTACCAGTTACCCGGCATCCTGCAGATACCCGTGAACGAAAAGAAAGGCCTGACTTTCGCCCGCGGCCTCCGCTCCATCCTGCGCCATGACCCCGACAAGATCATGGTGGGCGAGATCCGCGATACGGACACCGCCGAAATCGCCGTGCAATCCGCCTTGACCGGCCACCTGGTGTTGACCACGGTGCACGCCAACAATGTGTTCGACGTTTTCGGCCGCTTTACCCATATGGGCATTGATCCCTATGCCTTTGTCTCGGCGCTGAACGGCATCTGGGCACAGCGCCTGATCCGGCTCAATTGCCCGCATTGCAGCGTGGACGTGGCGGCCGACCCGGCCATGCTGGCATCGA contains the following coding sequences:
- a CDS encoding NF038120 family PEP-CTERM protein — encoded protein: MKKLFKTALLAVAVSATASVAQASVITFDSVAAIGYNGGDTFTDGQFTLTALGDGYVGDISSPSTCSLLDCPIGNASNFYLGLNDGGVQVTHSSSLGFRLNSFAASFVAPVAQDIPFSVARILVMGHDLNNNDYSASFTLPGQNNDGRWTFTNFNFGASSVVFKDVSFLSCLTDDNGSCVAFGGNQAQFALDNINVAAVPEPEQWLMMLLGMAGVAAIARRKRSV
- a CDS encoding GspE/PulE family protein; translated protein: MSIPELNAAQLKLAYGKAQREGTLPLDELGALLGSEPRDTLQALAHWFHLPSMETADMLALQSAFDLLPLARAQKRGCVLLRQAGPDGGRLHAVLGDPFDTDLPIWLESLCRQPPTYHLALPADIHAYLARQEESVRAVDHLLLDSADSRGSDRAAEKLTFLTTSDGSSQAVKLVNSTLYDALKTAASDIHLESLPGGLAVKYRIDGVLDAITQVPGRTLAEQVISRLKVLAELDIAERRVPQDGSFRVEAGSREIDLRVSIMPSIHGEDAVIRILDKQAMVAAHGSLTLEALGFDAGSLAALRKLVSEPYGMVLVTGPTGSGKTTTLYGAIAEINHGRDKIITIEDPVEYQLPGILQIPVNEKKGLTFARGLRSILRHDPDKIMVGEIRDTDTAEIAVQSALTGHLVLTTVHANNVFDVFGRFTHMGIDPYAFVSALNGIWAQRLIRLNCPHCSVDVAADPAMLASMGLGLADVAGFRLRQGAGCGDCRGTGYKGRRAIAEFLSLTDELRELIIDKSPIRQIKELARRNGTETLFEAAMKQAACGDTTLEEIRRVTLMG
- a CDS encoding type II secretion system F family protein, which translates into the protein MQFQVEALSAANLIESLAIEASDEADARRQVEARRASVLTIRPLAAQRTLGRRSAFSLTLFSQELLALLEAGLSLVECMEALLDKESNPAAGSVLAGILNRLREGERFSGALTHQPQVFPPLYVGIVQAAEGTSELPQALSRYLDYQLRLEEVRNRLVSAAIYPTILITVGGGVALFLLGFVVPRFAAVYQGTGRPMPMLSQLLLDWGQFVGNNALLVATVVLGGLAAAGWWLRQLVRSGAWMGLVARLPGIGERMRILELSRLYLTLGMLLEGGIPISGAIAMVSGVVSPASRAGLAAAATAIREGEMLSDTFARNQLTTPISLRMLRVGERSGQMGAMLTRSADFYESETARWIERFTKTFEPLLMTAIGLVIGGIVILLYMPIFDLAGTL
- the gspG gene encoding type II secretion system major pseudopilin GspG; translation: MRTRNIGFTLLELLVVVAIIGLLAAYVGPRYFSQIGKSEQTVARAQVEAFAKALDAYRVDVGSYPATEAGLAALVTRPADAARWSGPYMPKVLPADPWGRQYLYRALSATEYDLVSYGKDGVPGGSGDDADIANR